A region from the Kineothrix sp. IPX-CK genome encodes:
- the atpE gene encoding ATP synthase F0 subunit C, protein MDSTILVAIGAAIAVFTGLGAGIGISLATGKAADAIARQPEADAKIRTTLLIGCALAEATAIYGFVIALLIVLLLK, encoded by the coding sequence ATGGATTCAACAATATTAGTAGCTATTGGAGCAGCGATCGCAGTTTTTACAGGTCTTGGTGCAGGTATCGGTATCAGTCTCGCAACCGGAAAGGCAGCAGACGCTATTGCCAGACAGCCTGAAGCAGATGCCAAGATCAGAACCACATTGCTTATCGGCTGTGCACTTGCAGAGGCGACAGCTATTTACGGTTTCGTTATTGCATTGTTAATTGTTCTGTTATTGAAGTAA
- a CDS encoding F0F1 ATP synthase subunit A encodes MDAFVESLLGELNCEVVFTIPLFGGIPVLESVVVTWIIMAVLTLASIILVRNLKVENVGRKQLMLETAIGGLYGFVEGCVGHRGRKYIPYLITAALYIGMADLIGLFGFKPPTKDLNVTIALALISIMLIEIAGLRQKGLKGFLKSFAQPIAIMLPINILEVFIRPLSLCMRLFGNVLGSFVVMGLIKLIVPAVVPVAFSLYFDIFDGLIQAYVFVFLTSLFVGEAVED; translated from the coding sequence ATGGATGCTTTCGTTGAGTCCTTACTGGGAGAACTGAATTGCGAGGTCGTATTTACGATTCCCCTTTTCGGTGGAATTCCCGTTTTGGAGTCGGTGGTGGTCACTTGGATAATTATGGCTGTATTGACGTTGGCTTCGATTATACTCGTGCGGAACCTGAAGGTGGAAAATGTAGGGCGAAAGCAATTGATGTTGGAGACGGCCATCGGAGGTTTATATGGATTTGTTGAGGGGTGTGTTGGACACCGTGGGAGGAAATACATTCCGTATTTGATTACTGCAGCGCTGTATATCGGCATGGCAGATTTAATAGGATTGTTTGGTTTTAAGCCTCCGACAAAGGATTTGAATGTAACGATAGCACTGGCGCTCATAAGTATTATGCTGATTGAGATAGCAGGTCTGAGGCAAAAAGGACTGAAGGGCTTTTTAAAAAGCTTTGCCCAGCCTATTGCCATAATGCTTCCTATCAATATTTTGGAAGTATTTATACGGCCATTATCCCTTTGCATGCGGCTTTTTGGTAATGTGTTGGGATCTTTCGTAGTAATGGGGCTGATCAAACTGATCGTACCGGCTGTTGTGCCAGTTGCATTCAGCTTGTACTTCGATATTTTCGACGGTTTGATTCAGGCGTATGTTTTCGTGTTTCTGACTTCTCTGTTTGTCGGAGAAGCTGTAGAAGATTAA
- the atpF gene encoding F0F1 ATP synthase subunit B, producing MLNINFWNIVFTIINVFVLYWLMKKFLVKPVMGIIEKREQLIQGQLGDAKKNQEQAMELKERYETKMDSAEREAEEIVLQAKEQALEEKAQIMEEAKAESDRLMERAKKEIDNQQERARREAESQIAGLALMAARKILKSGEINDANSQ from the coding sequence ATGCTGAATATAAACTTTTGGAATATTGTATTTACTATTATAAATGTGTTTGTATTATACTGGCTTATGAAAAAATTTTTGGTAAAGCCCGTAATGGGAATTATCGAAAAACGTGAGCAGTTGATTCAGGGACAATTGGGCGATGCAAAGAAAAATCAAGAGCAGGCCATGGAATTAAAAGAGCGATACGAAACGAAGATGGATTCGGCAGAAAGAGAAGCCGAAGAAATTGTGTTGCAGGCAAAGGAGCAGGCGCTGGAAGAAAAGGCTCAGATTATGGAAGAAGCCAAGGCCGAATCCGACAGGCTCATGGAAAGAGCGAAGAAGGAAATCGATAACCAGCAGGAGAGAGCAAGACGGGAAGCAGAAAGTCAGATTGCCGGCCTTGCTTTGATGGCTGCGAGAAAAATATTAAAGTCGGGTGAGATAAATGACGCAAACAGCCAATAA